The window GCTCAAGATTATAGCAAGATCGTCTCTGGTAGTGAACCGAATTATTAATTGTTGGTAAAATTACAAGTCGAACGGCCAATGCGTATATGAACTGCAACTATTTTAAAGCTTTCTGatctttttgttctttgtcgTTTCTTAGTCATACTTGACATAATAGGCACTTCAAAGCGAGAGCTTACGATATCGCTTAATTAATGCTTAtgacaaagaagaatagcaagaagaacataTGTCGAAATCAATGCTATGGCTATAAATTGGGCTTGCTTTTACTCGCTCTTTGGTTAGGTATAAGATTCTCTCTGCTAGAAGAATCAATTACATCTCGTAAGATTATCACAGACTTTATTTCACAATCAGAAACTATGAGCAAGACTTTACAAGTTCGTTCTATTATCAAAAATTTCGTTGCCACACAACAGGAAGAGGGTGTTGGCGCCACTGTCAGACGTTCTATTGGTACCATGCAAATGAGAAGGTTCTCTCCCTTCCTGATGCTCGATCATTTCACTGTCAGCCCTCCAGCTGGTTTTCCTGATCATCCACACCATGGCCAGGAGACTATCACCTATATGCTAGGCGGTATGCTTGCACATGAGGATTTTTCTAATTCCAAAGGTATTTTATCACCTGGAGATTTGCAGTTTATGACAGCCGGAAAGGCGATTATTCACTCTGAGATACCAGTAAAGATGGATTCCGGTCAGCCTGCGGTCGGTCTGCAACTGTGGGTTGACCTTCCTGAAAAGCTAAAGAACTGTGAGCCTCGCTACAGGGACCTCAAGGCGAAAGACATTCCAGTGATAAAACCTTCTGAGCACCTGAAAGTCACAGTCATCAGCGGTACCTCCTATGGAGTTCAATCAGCGAGGGACCTGGCCTACACGCCGGTTCATTACTACCACTTTGCTACATCGAAGAAAGGTACAGAGTTTGTTCAAGAGTTTCCTAGGGTTTTCAATGCCTTCATGTACATCTTGAAGGGCTCTATAGGgattggtgaaaaattgtttCCGCAATTCTCTAcagttttctttgatacaGATGGCGATGCCGTTGAGGgcttttcagcttctgaTAACGCAGAATTTGTGTTAATTGGTGGTGAAATCCTGCACCAGGACGTTGTGCAGCATGGCCCCTTCGTCGAAACAAACAGAGAACGTTTGATTGAGGTATTCCACAACTATCAGAATAGTATCAATGGCTTCGATAGAGGTCGTAACTGGAGGTCCACGATAGCAGGCGGCATTACAGAGAGTGAAGCCAAGAAAGACTTTCGTAACTCCAAAGGCATAAAATAGTTATTTATTTTGTTCATAACTTTAATAGTTAGTATGTTATAACTGTCGTTTCAATGGAGTTAAATCGTTATAGTCTTTTTACTTTGTCTAGTATCTAATTAAATATTTTTCGAAAACATTGAAAGGCCTCCCGTCGATCAATCAAACCCTTCAAGATTGACGGCAGATCTAGGCAAGAAACGCCATGGCGCCCAAGAACAAGGAGGCAAAGCGGAATACTGTCGAGGAATCCTTTTATGCTTCACCTCTATATGATTTTCTCTACCCATTTAGACCTGCTGGGAGCCAGTGGCTAACTGAGTATGTGATCGTTCTCTTCGCCTTAATAATAGGCTGCGCCGTTGGCCATGGATCATATTCAGGGCAGTTTAGTCCACCAATGTTTGGTGATTTTGAGGCTCAAAGGCATTGGATGGAAATAACTCAACATTTGGCACCTTCTCAATGGTATTGGTTTGACTTGGAATATTGGGGTTTAGACTATCCTCCTCTAACCGCCTACCATTCGTATGTCCTTGGTAAGATTGGTTCCTTCATAAAGCCTGAGTGGTTTGAGCTTAATGAATCCAGAGGAATCGAAACCCCAGATTTGAAGACGTTCATGAGATTCACTGTTTTACTTAGCGAAGGTTTGTTCTACATACCTGCTGTGGTTTATTTTACTAAATGGTTGGGAAAGCATAGACAAAAATCACCAATTGGGCAATTCATTAGCGCAGCAGCCATATTGTTCCAGCCATCATTGATGCTAATAGATCATGGACACTTCCAGTATAATTGCGTTATGCTCGGATTGACTGTTTACGCGATTAATAGTCTCTTCGAGGAATTTTATGCTGTTGCCGCCATCTGCTTTGTTCTATCCATCTGTTTCAAGCAAATGGCACTTTACTATGCACCTATCTTCTTCGCTTATTTATTGAGCAAGTCTCTATTTTCTCCAAGATTTAATTTCCCCAGGTTGTTTGCCATTGCCGTTGCTACTGTGTTATCTTTTGCAGCAATGTATGCTCCTCTCTACATATTCGGCGGCGGATTGGCAAACGTTATACAGTCTGTTCACCGCATCTTCCCATTTGCAAGAGGGATCTTCGAGGACAAGGTTGCCAACTTTTGGTGCGTTACTAACGTATTCTTCAAGTACAAAAATATCTTCCCCCAAGAGCAGCTACAATTATACTCATTGATCGCAACCATGCTCGGTTTCCTACCGGCAGTTATTGTGATCTTCCTGTACCCAAAGAAGCACATTATATGTTACGCGCTGGCTACATGCTCAATGTCGTTTtatcttttcagctttcaagTCCACGAGAAAACAATTTTGGTACCGCTTTTGCCAATCACACTTCTTTACACATCTTCCAACTGGGATGTACTCTCCATGGCAAACTGGATCAACAACGTTGGTTTATTCACTTTGTATCCTCTTTTAAAGAAAGATGGTCTCACATTGCAATACTTCGTCTGCTTCACTCTAAGTAACTGGTTGCTTGGAAATTTTAGTTTCGTGACCCCCAAGTTCTTGCCTAAATTTCTGACACCTGGTCCTTCAGTTAGCAGTGTTGACATTAACTACAGACGTAGGAGCTTTTTACCAAGTAATGTTATTTGGAAAATCA of the Torulaspora delbrueckii CBS 1146 chromosome 7, complete genome genome contains:
- the TDEL0G04460 gene encoding pirin family protein (ancestral locus Anc_6.23); translation: MLMTKKNSKKNICRNQCYGYKLGLLLLALWLGIRFSLLEESITSRKIITDFISQSETMSKTLQVRSIIKNFVATQQEEGVGATVRRSIGTMQMRRFSPFLMLDHFTVSPPAGFPDHPHHGQETITYMLGGMLAHEDFSNSKGILSPGDLQFMTAGKAIIHSEIPVKMDSGQPAVGLQLWVDLPEKLKNCEPRYRDLKAKDIPVIKPSEHLKVTVISGTSYGVQSARDLAYTPVHYYHFATSKKGTEFVQEFPRVFNAFMYILKGSIGIGEKLFPQFSTVFFDTDGDAVEGFSASDNAEFVLIGGEILHQDVVQHGPFVETNRERLIEVFHNYQNSINGFDRGRNWRSTIAGGITESEAKKDFRNSKGIK
- the ALG6 gene encoding dolichyl-P-Glc:Man(9)GlcNAc(2)-PP-dolichol alpha-1,3-glucosyltransferase (similar to Saccharomyces cerevisiae ALG6 (YOR002W); ancestral locus Anc_6.22), yielding MAPKNKEAKRNTVEESFYASPLYDFLYPFRPAGSQWLTEYVIVLFALIIGCAVGHGSYSGQFSPPMFGDFEAQRHWMEITQHLAPSQWYWFDLEYWGLDYPPLTAYHSYVLGKIGSFIKPEWFELNESRGIETPDLKTFMRFTVLLSEGLFYIPAVVYFTKWLGKHRQKSPIGQFISAAAILFQPSLMLIDHGHFQYNCVMLGLTVYAINSLFEEFYAVAAICFVLSICFKQMALYYAPIFFAYLLSKSLFSPRFNFPRLFAIAVATVLSFAAMYAPLYIFGGGLANVIQSVHRIFPFARGIFEDKVANFWCVTNVFFKYKNIFPQEQLQLYSLIATMLGFLPAVIVIFLYPKKHIICYALATCSMSFYLFSFQVHEKTILVPLLPITLLYTSSNWDVLSMANWINNVGLFTLYPLLKKDGLTLQYFVCFTLSNWLLGNFSFVTPKFLPKFLTPGPSVSSVDINYRRRSFLPSNVIWKIIIVSSYTAMGVLHVVDFVMGPPVSYPDLWVLLNCALGFGCFTLFWLWSYYMLFTMPRKTLQQL